In one Bacteroides intestinalis DSM 17393 genomic region, the following are encoded:
- a CDS encoding DUF2059 domain-containing protein, which yields MRKGLVLVVMCVAMLFAAASSVSAQAPNDEYKATLEKMLELSGSMASAKAMVPQMIAMLKQQSPSASTAFWDGFQKKWETKFGSKLAELYAPVYQKYLTLDDLKKIVAFYETPVGKKLGASTPAMMTEGMQIGQQLGMEIATELQKDLDAQGNK from the coding sequence ATGAGAAAAGGTTTGGTTTTAGTAGTGATGTGTGTAGCCATGCTGTTTGCTGCTGCATCTTCTGTTTCTGCACAGGCTCCAAATGACGAGTACAAGGCTACATTGGAAAAAATGCTTGAATTATCCGGTTCTATGGCATCTGCAAAGGCTATGGTACCGCAGATGATAGCTATGTTGAAACAACAGTCGCCTTCGGCTTCAACCGCTTTTTGGGATGGTTTCCAGAAAAAGTGGGAAACAAAATTCGGAAGTAAGCTGGCGGAACTTTATGCTCCTGTTTATCAGAAGTATCTCACACTGGATGATTTGAAGAAAATCGTTGCTTTTTATGAAACACCCGTCGGAAAGAAGTTGGGCGCATCTACGCCTGCTATGATGACCGAAGGTATGCAGATCGGACAACAGTTGGGCATGGAGATTGCCACTGAACTCCAGAAAGACCTGGATGCGCAGGGAAACAAATGA
- a CDS encoding cation diffusion facilitator family transporter produces the protein MEQALDKQNTEREKGIYRVTVMGSIVNFLLLVFKFFAAFFGHSAAMLADAVHSLSDFVTDIIVILFVRISAKPEDESHDYGHGKYETLATAIIGILLLFVGFGILWSGVSSIYRFLQGGSLQEPGILALAAALISIVSKEVIYRYTVFKGKKLNSQAVIANAWHHRSDALSSIGTAIGIGGAILLGPHWRVLDPIAAVIVSFFIMKVSIRLLIPCVDELLEKSLPVEVENQIQETILSFPGVSSPHHLRTRRIGSYCAIEVHVRMDGKIPLEEAHRTATEIENKLKEMFGRGTHVGIHVEPLK, from the coding sequence ATGGAACAAGCGTTGGACAAGCAAAACACTGAACGGGAAAAAGGAATTTACCGGGTGACTGTGATGGGTAGTATTGTAAATTTCCTCTTGCTTGTATTCAAATTCTTTGCCGCTTTCTTCGGTCATAGTGCTGCTATGCTGGCAGATGCGGTTCATTCATTGTCGGACTTTGTCACTGATATTATAGTGATTCTGTTTGTGCGTATATCTGCCAAGCCCGAGGATGAAAGCCACGATTACGGGCACGGAAAGTACGAGACATTGGCTACGGCTATTATCGGTATTCTGTTGCTGTTTGTGGGATTTGGTATTCTTTGGAGCGGTGTATCGTCCATTTATCGTTTCTTGCAGGGAGGTTCTTTGCAGGAACCGGGTATTCTGGCACTGGCAGCAGCGTTGATATCCATTGTTTCAAAGGAAGTTATTTATCGCTATACAGTATTTAAGGGAAAGAAATTGAACTCACAGGCAGTGATTGCCAATGCGTGGCATCACCGGAGTGATGCACTTTCTTCCATTGGCACAGCTATCGGTATTGGTGGCGCAATTTTGTTGGGTCCCCATTGGCGGGTACTCGATCCGATAGCGGCAGTGATAGTAAGCTTCTTTATTATGAAAGTCTCTATCCGGTTGCTCATACCTTGTGTAGATGAACTACTGGAGAAATCGTTGCCTGTCGAGGTGGAAAATCAGATACAGGAGACCATTCTGTCATTTCCCGGTGTCAGTTCACCGCATCATTTGCGTACACGTCGTATTGGGAGTTATTGTGCCATTGAAGTACATGTGCGTATGGATGGCAAGATTCCTTTGGAAGAGGCACACCGGACAGCGACGGAAATAGAGAACAAGCTAAAAGAGATGTTCGGTAGGGGTACACATGTGGGTATTCATGTCGAACCGTTGAAATAG
- the dusB gene encoding tRNA dihydrouridine synthase DusB: MKIGHIDLGECPIFLAPMEDVTDPAFRLMCKKFGANMVYTEFVSADALIRSVSKTEQKLNISDEERPVAIQIYGKDTETMVEAARIVEEARPDILDINFGCPVKRVAGKGAGAGMLQNIPKMLEITRAVVDAVKIPVTVKTRLGWDANNKIIVDLAEQLQDCGIAALTIHGRTRAQMYTGEADWTLIGEVKKNPRMHIPIIGNGDVTTPQRAKECFELYGVDAIMIGRASFGRPWIFKEVRHYLETGEELPPLSAEWKLGVLRQEVIDSVNLLDERRGILHVRRHLAASPLFKGIPNFRDTRIAMLRAETKEELFRIFDDIESSLFSAL, encoded by the coding sequence ATGAAGATAGGCCACATAGATCTGGGCGAATGCCCCATATTTTTAGCTCCGATGGAGGACGTCACCGACCCCGCATTCCGACTGATGTGCAAGAAGTTTGGCGCCAATATGGTGTACACCGAATTTGTATCGGCAGATGCCCTGATACGTTCCGTCAGCAAAACCGAGCAGAAACTGAATATCAGTGACGAAGAACGCCCTGTAGCCATACAGATATACGGTAAAGACACAGAGACCATGGTAGAGGCCGCACGTATTGTGGAAGAAGCACGACCGGATATTCTTGATATTAACTTTGGCTGTCCCGTAAAGCGTGTAGCAGGCAAGGGTGCAGGTGCAGGTATGTTGCAGAATATTCCCAAGATGCTTGAAATTACCCGTGCCGTAGTGGATGCCGTAAAGATACCCGTCACCGTAAAAACCCGTTTAGGCTGGGATGCCAACAATAAAATCATCGTAGATCTTGCCGAGCAGTTACAGGATTGCGGTATTGCTGCCCTCACCATTCATGGGCGTACCCGTGCACAAATGTATACCGGTGAAGCGGACTGGACACTTATCGGTGAGGTGAAGAAGAACCCGCGGATGCACATTCCCATTATCGGTAACGGAGATGTCACTACCCCTCAAAGGGCAAAAGAATGTTTTGAGCTTTACGGAGTAGACGCAATCATGATAGGTCGTGCCAGCTTCGGCCGTCCATGGATATTCAAGGAAGTAAGGCATTATCTGGAAACAGGAGAGGAATTGCCTCCGCTGAGTGCAGAATGGAAATTAGGTGTATTGCGTCAGGAAGTAATAGACAGCGTCAATCTGTTGGATGAACGAAGAGGGATTCTGCATGTACGCCGCCATCTGGCAGCAAGTCCATTGTTTAAGGGAATACCCAATTTCCGGGATACACGCATCGCCATGCTACGGGCAGAAACGAAAGAAGAGTTGTTTCGTATATTCGACGACATCGAAAGTTCTTTATTCTCTGCATTATAA
- a CDS encoding phosphatase PAP2 family protein has product MALDLFKKVETRKGLFAVEKITLIYNLLTSILILFLFQEMDHPVQMLIDRAMIAGMTFLLMYLYRLAPCKFSAFVRIAIQMSLLSYWYPDTFEFNRIFPNLDHVFASAEQWLFNGQPAVWFCLRFPQMWVSEPFNMGYFFYYPMILIVVLWYFIYRFQYFEKLSFVLVTSFFIYYLIYIFVPVAGPQFYFPAIGDDNVAQGVFPSIGDYFNHNQELLPGPGYDHGFFYNLVEGSQQIGERPTAAFPSSHVGISTLLMIMAWRGSRRLFACLFPFYILLCCATVYIQAHYLIDSIVGFISAFGLYVVVTWMFKRWFAQPMFK; this is encoded by the coding sequence ATGGCTTTAGATTTATTTAAAAAGGTAGAAACCCGGAAAGGGTTGTTTGCAGTCGAGAAGATAACACTTATATATAATCTGTTGACTTCTATTTTGATCTTGTTTCTTTTCCAGGAAATGGATCATCCTGTACAGATGTTGATTGATCGTGCTATGATTGCCGGCATGACATTCCTGTTGATGTATCTTTACCGGCTGGCACCCTGTAAGTTCTCTGCTTTTGTGCGTATTGCCATCCAGATGTCTCTGCTTTCATATTGGTACCCCGATACATTTGAGTTTAACCGGATATTCCCGAACCTCGACCATGTTTTTGCTTCGGCCGAACAGTGGCTGTTCAACGGACAACCGGCAGTATGGTTCTGTCTTCGTTTTCCGCAGATGTGGGTGAGTGAGCCGTTTAATATGGGGTATTTCTTCTACTATCCGATGATTCTGATTGTGGTGCTTTGGTACTTTATCTACCGTTTTCAGTATTTCGAAAAGTTATCATTCGTGCTGGTCACTTCGTTCTTTATCTATTATCTGATTTATATCTTTGTTCCGGTGGCAGGCCCGCAATTCTATTTTCCGGCTATCGGAGATGATAATGTGGCGCAAGGGGTGTTCCCTTCCATTGGAGATTACTTCAACCATAATCAGGAGTTGCTGCCCGGACCGGGATACGATCATGGGTTCTTCTACAATTTGGTAGAGGGGTCACAGCAAATTGGTGAGCGTCCTACGGCGGCTTTTCCCAGTTCACATGTGGGTATCTCCACGCTCTTGATGATTATGGCATGGCGTGGCAGTCGCCGGCTGTTTGCATGTCTGTTCCCATTCTATATACTGCTTTGCTGTGCCACGGTGTATATCCAGGCACATTATCTCATCGACTCGATTGTAGGGTTCATCTCAGCCTTCGGTCTGTATGTGGTGGTGACATGGATGTTTAAGAGATGGTTCGCACAGCCAATGTTCAAGTAA
- the dprA gene encoding DNA-processing protein DprA produces MNNDERICSIALTLCPGIGHIGAKRLIDGMGSAVEVFRQRKELPELLPGISPAVIAALDNPAAFLRAEHEMEFVEKNRLICLTLKDESYPSRLRECEDAPAVLFFKGNTDFNRLRVIDMVGTRNATEYGKQFCADFLRDLSASCPDVLVVSGLAYGIDIHSHRAALANHLSTVAVLAHGLDRIYPYVHRKTAIDMLENGGLLTEFLTETNPDRHNFVSRNRIVAGMSDATIVVESADKGGSLITADLAVGYHRDCFAVPGRTSDASSRGCNLLIRDNKAALIQSAEDFIEAMGWNPAGEPVKPEGIQRDLFPELSKDEECIVGILTRQGDLHVNALVVEADIPVNRMTGLLFELEMKGVVRAMVGGVYHLLM; encoded by the coding sequence ATGAACAACGATGAACGTATTTGCAGTATAGCACTTACACTTTGCCCCGGTATAGGACATATCGGGGCAAAGCGTTTAATAGACGGTATGGGTAGTGCTGTCGAAGTTTTCCGTCAGCGTAAAGAATTGCCCGAACTCCTTCCCGGTATAAGTCCCGCTGTGATTGCTGCACTTGATAACCCCGCTGCTTTTCTACGTGCCGAACATGAGATGGAATTTGTGGAGAAGAACCGCCTGATTTGTCTTACATTGAAAGACGAATCTTATCCTTCACGCCTGCGTGAGTGTGAAGATGCTCCGGCAGTTCTATTCTTCAAGGGTAATACTGATTTCAACCGTCTTCGCGTTATTGATATGGTAGGCACCCGTAATGCTACGGAATATGGCAAACAGTTTTGTGCAGACTTTCTTCGTGATTTGTCTGCTTCCTGTCCCGATGTCCTGGTTGTGAGTGGCCTGGCTTATGGCATTGATATTCATTCCCATCGTGCAGCATTGGCTAACCATCTTTCCACAGTGGCGGTTCTGGCCCATGGGCTGGACCGTATATATCCTTATGTCCATCGTAAAACAGCTATTGATATGTTAGAAAATGGTGGACTACTCACTGAATTCCTTACCGAAACCAATCCCGACCGTCACAATTTTGTAAGCCGCAATCGTATTGTAGCAGGTATGAGCGATGCTACCATTGTGGTAGAATCAGCCGATAAAGGAGGTTCTCTTATTACAGCGGACCTTGCCGTAGGCTATCACCGTGATTGTTTTGCTGTTCCGGGACGTACTTCAGACGCATCTTCAAGAGGGTGCAATCTGCTGATACGTGATAATAAAGCCGCTCTCATTCAGTCTGCTGAAGATTTTATAGAAGCTATGGGGTGGAATCCTGCCGGAGAACCCGTTAAGCCGGAAGGCATTCAACGTGATCTTTTTCCTGAATTGAGTAAAGACGAGGAATGTATTGTAGGTATTCTTACCCGTCAGGGAGATCTACACGTCAATGCACTGGTAGTAGAAGCGGATATTCCTGTGAACCGTATGACTGGTTTGCTTTTCGAGTTGGAGATGAAAGGGGTGGTTCGTGCAATGGTGGGAGGAGTATATCATTTATTAATGTGA
- the rnr gene encoding ribonuclease R translates to MAKNKEKKAGKRMKKKELIAALMDFFHSKPDEVLSLKYIFEQLHLTTHPLKMLCRDILSDLLLDDYITEVDKSKYKLNNHGVEMVGTFQRKSNGKNSFIPEGGGDPIFVAERNSAHAMNNDKVRISFYAKRRGREAEGEVIEILERANDTFVGTLEVGSSYAFLVTENRTLANDIFIPKEKLKGGKTGDKAIVKVVEWPDKAKNPIGQVIDILGKAGDNTTEMHAILAEFGLPYVYPSSVEKAADRIPAEISAEEIAKREDFRNVTTFTIDPKDAKDFDDALSIRKIKDGLWEVGVHIADVTHYVTEGSIIDKEAEKRATSVYLVDRTIPMLPERLCNFICSLRPDEEKLAYSVIFEINEKGDVKDSRVVHTVIKSDRRFTYEEAQQVIETKEGDFKEEILMLDTIAKALRQKRFVSGAINFDRYEVKFEIDAKGKPISVYFKVSQDANKLVEEFMLLANRTVAEKIGRVPKNKKAKVFPYRIHDLPDPEKLDNLAQFIARFGYKLRTSGTKTDVSKSINHLLDDIQGKKEENLIETVSIRAMQKARYSTHNIGHYGLAFDYYTHFTSPIRRFPDMMVHRLLTKYLAGGRSVSETKYEDLCDHSSNMEQIAANAERASVKYKQVEFMTERLGQIFDGVISGVTEWGLYVELNENKCEGMIPIRDLDDDYYEFDEKNYCLRGRRKHRTYSLGDAITIKVARANLEKKQLDFALVD, encoded by the coding sequence ATGGCTAAGAACAAAGAAAAGAAAGCCGGCAAACGGATGAAGAAAAAAGAACTCATCGCCGCGCTAATGGATTTTTTCCATTCAAAACCCGACGAAGTACTGTCTCTGAAATACATATTTGAACAACTTCATCTCACCACGCATCCCCTGAAGATGTTATGCAGGGATATCCTGAGTGACCTGTTGTTGGACGACTATATCACTGAAGTGGACAAAAGCAAGTATAAGCTGAACAACCACGGCGTAGAAATGGTGGGTACTTTCCAACGTAAAAGCAACGGAAAGAACTCTTTCATTCCTGAAGGTGGCGGCGATCCGATATTCGTTGCCGAACGTAACTCGGCACACGCTATGAACAATGACAAAGTACGCATCTCCTTCTATGCCAAACGTCGTGGACGTGAAGCCGAAGGGGAAGTTATCGAAATACTGGAACGTGCCAACGATACCTTTGTCGGTACATTGGAAGTAGGCAGTTCATACGCTTTCCTCGTAACGGAAAACCGTACACTTGCCAACGATATCTTTATCCCGAAAGAGAAGCTGAAAGGCGGGAAAACAGGTGATAAGGCCATCGTGAAAGTGGTGGAATGGCCTGACAAAGCCAAAAACCCCATCGGGCAAGTCATCGACATCCTGGGTAAAGCAGGTGACAATACCACGGAGATGCACGCTATCCTCGCCGAGTTTGGTTTACCTTACGTTTACCCTTCTTCCGTAGAAAAAGCTGCAGACAGAATCCCAGCCGAGATTTCCGCCGAAGAGATTGCCAAGCGCGAGGACTTCCGGAATGTGACTACTTTCACCATCGACCCGAAAGATGCCAAGGACTTCGACGATGCTCTCTCTATCCGTAAAATAAAGGATGGCTTGTGGGAAGTAGGTGTGCACATTGCTGATGTCACCCACTACGTCACCGAGGGCAGCATCATCGATAAGGAAGCTGAAAAGCGTGCCACATCTGTTTATCTGGTAGACCGTACCATTCCGATGCTTCCCGAACGCCTCTGTAACTTCATCTGTTCCCTGCGTCCCGATGAAGAGAAACTGGCATACTCGGTCATCTTTGAGATCAATGAAAAAGGAGATGTGAAGGATTCACGCGTGGTACATACGGTAATCAAGTCCGACCGCCGCTTCACTTACGAGGAAGCACAACAGGTGATTGAGACTAAAGAAGGTGACTTCAAGGAAGAAATCCTGATGCTGGATACCATTGCCAAGGCATTACGTCAAAAACGTTTCGTCTCCGGAGCCATCAACTTCGACCGCTACGAAGTGAAATTCGAGATAGATGCAAAAGGCAAACCCATCAGCGTTTACTTCAAAGTGTCCCAAGATGCCAATAAGCTGGTAGAAGAGTTCATGCTGCTTGCCAACCGTACCGTAGCCGAGAAGATCGGTCGCGTACCGAAAAACAAGAAAGCAAAGGTATTCCCTTATCGTATCCACGATCTTCCGGACCCGGAAAAGCTAGATAACCTGGCGCAATTCATTGCCCGATTCGGTTACAAGCTACGTACCAGCGGTACGAAGACGGATGTATCCAAGTCCATCAACCACTTACTGGATGATATTCAAGGGAAGAAAGAAGAGAACCTTATCGAAACCGTATCCATCCGTGCCATGCAGAAAGCGCGTTATTCCACGCATAACATCGGGCACTACGGATTGGCATTCGATTACTATACGCATTTCACCTCCCCCATCCGCCGGTTCCCGGATATGATGGTACACCGCCTGCTCACCAAATACCTAGCTGGCGGACGCAGTGTTTCCGAAACTAAGTACGAAGATCTCTGCGACCATTCCAGCAACATGGAGCAAATTGCAGCCAATGCCGAACGTGCTTCTGTGAAGTACAAACAGGTAGAGTTTATGACGGAACGTCTGGGACAGATATTCGACGGTGTAATCTCCGGTGTAACGGAGTGGGGGCTGTACGTAGAGTTGAACGAAAACAAATGTGAAGGTATGATACCTATCCGTGACCTCGATGATGATTACTATGAGTTCGACGAAAAGAACTACTGTCTGCGTGGACGCCGCAAGCACCGCACGTATAGTCTGGGTGATGCAATTACGATTAAAGTGGCACGCGCCAACCTGGAGAAGAAGCAACTGGACTTTGCTTTGGTAGACTAA
- a CDS encoding acyl-CoA thioesterase produces MEKYIYELEMKVRDYECDLQGIVNNANYQHYLEHTRHEFLLSTGVSFAKLHEQGVDPVVARINMAFKTPLKSGDEFISKLYMKKEGIKYVFYQDIFRKSDDKVAIKAVVETVCVVNGRLSDSELFDKIFEPYLTANH; encoded by the coding sequence ATGGAAAAATATATCTATGAGTTGGAAATGAAGGTGCGGGATTACGAATGTGACCTGCAAGGTATTGTGAATAATGCGAATTACCAGCATTATCTGGAACATACACGCCATGAATTCCTGTTGTCAACAGGCGTAAGTTTTGCCAAGTTGCATGAACAGGGAGTAGACCCGGTAGTGGCACGCATCAATATGGCATTTAAAACTCCACTAAAGAGTGGTGATGAGTTCATTTCCAAGCTTTACATGAAAAAGGAAGGTATCAAGTATGTTTTCTATCAGGATATCTTCCGGAAAAGTGACGATAAAGTGGCGATTAAAGCGGTGGTTGAAACGGTCTGTGTGGTGAACGGACGTTTGAGCGACAGTGAACTGTTTGATAAAATCTTCGAGCCTTATCTTACTGCTAATCACTAA
- a CDS encoding peptidase U32 family protein, with amino-acid sequence MDLKDFEIMAPVGSRESLAAAIQAGADSIYFGIENLNMRARSANTFTVDDLKEIAQTCDEHGMKSYLTVNTIIYDQDLTLMRTIVDAAKAAGISAVIAADVAVMSYARQIGQEVHLSTQLNISNVEALRFYAQFADVVVLARELNLEQVAEIYRHICEENICGPNGKPIRIEMFCHGALCMAVSGKCYLSLHEMNHSANRGACMQVCRRSYTVRDKETDVELEVDNQYIMSPKDLKTIHFMNKMLDAGVRVFKIEGRARGPEYVRTVVECYKEAIRSYLDGTFTDEKIAAWDECLKTVFNRGFWDGYYLGQRLGEWTKNYGSAATERKIYVGKGVRYFSNIGVAEFLVEAAELNVGDKLLITGPTTGAVFTTLDEARVDLKPVQTVKKGQHFSMKADKIRPSDKLYKLVSTEELKKFKGLDIEKTRG; translated from the coding sequence ATGGATTTAAAAGATTTTGAAATCATGGCTCCCGTCGGCTCGCGCGAATCACTTGCAGCAGCTATCCAGGCGGGTGCTGATTCTATCTATTTCGGCATTGAGAATCTGAATATGCGCGCCCGTTCGGCGAATACTTTCACCGTTGACGATCTGAAGGAAATAGCGCAGACGTGTGATGAGCACGGAATGAAAAGTTATCTCACCGTCAATACCATTATTTATGACCAGGACTTGACGCTGATGCGCACTATTGTAGATGCCGCAAAAGCTGCCGGTATCTCTGCAGTGATTGCTGCGGATGTGGCTGTGATGAGTTATGCACGGCAGATAGGTCAGGAAGTACACCTTTCCACGCAATTGAATATTTCGAATGTGGAAGCACTGCGCTTTTATGCACAGTTTGCTGATGTAGTGGTGTTGGCACGCGAATTGAATCTGGAGCAGGTAGCCGAGATTTACCGTCATATCTGCGAAGAGAACATCTGCGGCCCCAACGGGAAACCTATCCGTATCGAGATGTTCTGCCACGGTGCGCTTTGCATGGCAGTGTCCGGAAAATGTTATCTTTCACTTCACGAGATGAATCACTCGGCTAACCGAGGTGCCTGTATGCAAGTGTGCCGCCGCTCTTACACGGTACGTGATAAAGAGACGGATGTGGAACTGGAAGTGGACAATCAGTATATCATGTCTCCCAAAGACCTGAAAACCATTCATTTTATGAATAAGATGCTGGATGCAGGCGTACGGGTATTCAAAATAGAAGGGCGTGCCCGTGGACCGGAGTATGTCCGTACGGTAGTGGAATGCTATAAAGAGGCTATCCGTTCTTATCTGGACGGTACGTTTACCGATGAAAAGATTGCCGCATGGGATGAATGCCTGAAAACAGTATTCAACCGTGGTTTCTGGGATGGTTACTATTTGGGCCAACGCCTTGGTGAATGGACAAAGAACTACGGTTCTGCAGCCACGGAACGGAAAATATATGTAGGCAAGGGCGTCAGGTATTTCTCTAATATCGGTGTGGCAGAATTCTTGGTAGAAGCTGCGGAGTTGAATGTAGGTGATAAGTTACTGATTACGGGACCCACTACAGGTGCGGTATTTACTACGCTCGATGAGGCCCGCGTTGATCTGAAACCTGTGCAAACGGTGAAGAAAGGACAGCATTTTTCGATGAAAGCGGACAAAATACGTCCCAGTGACAAACTTTACAAGTTGGTTTCTACGGAAGAATTAAAGAAATTCAAAGGACTGGACATTGAAAAAACTCGCGGATGA
- a CDS encoding NAD-dependent epimerase/dehydratase family protein — MESILITGASGFIGSFIVEEALKRKFGVWAGIRSSSSRKYLRNRKIHILELDFAHPNELRAQLSGHKGTYNKFDYIIHCAGVTKCTDKREFDRVNYLQTKYFVDTLRELNMIPKQFIYISTLSVFGPVHEKTYQPITEEDSPLPNTAYGLSKLKAELYLQSIPGFPYVIYRPTGVYGPREKDYYLMAKSIKQHTDFAVGFRRQDLTFIYVKDIVQAVFLGIEKRACRRAYFLADGQVYRSRAFSDLIRKELGNPFVIRVICPLIVLKVVSLLAESWAKWNKIPSTLNSDKYNIMKQRNWQCDITPAVKELGFAPQYNLEQGVKETVAWYKNEGWL, encoded by the coding sequence GTGGAAAGTATATTAATTACAGGAGCCAGCGGATTTATCGGAAGTTTCATCGTGGAAGAAGCGTTGAAGCGGAAGTTTGGTGTGTGGGCGGGAATCCGTTCAAGCAGTAGCCGGAAGTATTTGCGAAACCGCAAAATACATATCCTTGAACTGGACTTTGCACATCCCAATGAACTGCGTGCCCAACTTTCCGGACACAAAGGAACGTATAATAAGTTTGATTATATCATCCATTGTGCCGGGGTAACCAAGTGCACCGATAAACGGGAATTCGACCGGGTGAATTATTTGCAGACGAAATATTTCGTTGATACTCTTCGCGAGCTGAACATGATACCGAAACAGTTTATTTATATCAGTACGCTGAGTGTGTTCGGTCCTGTTCATGAGAAAACTTACCAACCGATTACAGAGGAAGATTCGCCCCTGCCCAACACCGCTTACGGATTGAGCAAACTCAAAGCCGAGCTTTATTTACAAAGTATTCCCGGATTCCCCTATGTTATTTATCGCCCCACAGGAGTATATGGCCCGCGTGAAAAAGATTATTACCTGATGGCTAAGTCTATCAAGCAACATACGGATTTTGCGGTCGGTTTCCGCCGTCAGGATCTGACATTTATTTATGTGAAAGATATTGTGCAGGCTGTGTTCCTTGGTATCGAGAAGCGGGCATGTCGCCGTGCCTATTTCCTGGCAGACGGTCAGGTGTATCGTAGCCGTGCTTTTTCTGACTTGATCCGGAAAGAATTGGGTAATCCGTTTGTAATTCGGGTGATATGTCCGTTAATTGTGTTGAAAGTTGTATCTTTGCTCGCTGAATCCTGGGCAAAGTGGAACAAGATACCAAGTACGCTCAATTCTGATAAGTATAACATAATGAAACAACGCAATTGGCAATGTGACATTACCCCGGCTGTAAAAGAGTTGGGTTTTGCGCCCCAGTATAATCTGGAACAAGGCGTAAAGGAGACCGTTGCCTGGTATAAGAACGAGGGATGGCTTTAG